Proteins encoded by one window of Modestobacter marinus:
- the moeZ gene encoding adenylyltransferase/sulfurtransferase MoeZ yields the protein MQLPPLVEPATDLSIDEVRRYSRHLIIPDVGMDGQKRLKNAKVLAVGAGGLGSPVLMYLAAAGVGTLGIVEFDTVDESNLQRQIIHGQSDVGRSKAESARDSIKEINPLVDVRLHETRLDSSNVEEIFSQYDLIVDGTDNFATRYLVNDACVLLDKPYVWGSIYRFDGQVSVFWNEHGPNYRDLYPVPPPPGMVPSCAEGGVLGVLCATIGAIQATEAVKLITGIGETLLGRLMVYDALEMTFREIKVRKDPEGEPITGLIDYEAFCGVVSEEAQEAAAGSTITVDELKDMMDAGKDFELIDVREPNEYEIVSIPGAKLIPKDEILSGRALAQLPQDKPIVLHCKTGVRSAEALAAVKNAGFKDAVHVQGGVTAWATRIDKALPTY from the coding sequence GTGCAGTTGCCACCCCTGGTGGAGCCCGCCACCGACCTGTCGATCGACGAGGTCCGCCGCTACAGCCGTCACCTGATCATCCCCGACGTCGGGATGGACGGGCAGAAGCGGCTCAAGAACGCCAAGGTGCTGGCCGTCGGCGCCGGCGGCCTCGGCTCCCCGGTGCTCATGTACCTGGCCGCGGCCGGTGTCGGCACGCTCGGCATCGTCGAGTTCGACACCGTCGACGAGTCGAACCTGCAGCGCCAGATCATCCACGGGCAGTCCGACGTCGGCCGGTCCAAGGCCGAGAGCGCCCGCGACTCGATCAAGGAGATCAACCCGCTGGTCGACGTGCGGCTGCACGAGACCCGGCTGGACTCCTCGAACGTCGAGGAGATCTTCAGCCAGTACGACCTGATCGTCGACGGCACCGACAACTTCGCCACCCGCTACCTGGTGAACGACGCCTGCGTGCTGCTGGACAAGCCCTACGTGTGGGGCTCGATCTACCGGTTCGACGGCCAGGTCTCGGTCTTCTGGAACGAGCACGGGCCCAACTACCGCGACCTCTACCCGGTGCCGCCGCCGCCCGGGATGGTCCCCTCCTGCGCCGAGGGCGGTGTCCTGGGCGTGCTCTGCGCGACCATCGGCGCCATCCAGGCCACGGAGGCGGTCAAGCTCATCACCGGCATCGGCGAGACGCTGCTCGGCCGGCTGATGGTCTACGACGCCCTGGAGATGACCTTCCGCGAGATCAAGGTCCGCAAGGACCCGGAGGGCGAGCCGATCACCGGCCTCATCGACTACGAGGCGTTCTGCGGTGTCGTGTCCGAGGAGGCCCAGGAGGCCGCCGCGGGTTCGACGATCACCGTCGACGAGCTCAAGGACATGATGGACGCCGGCAAGGACTTCGAGCTGATCGACGTCCGGGAGCCCAACGAGTACGAGATCGTCTCCATCCCGGGCGCGAAGCTGATCCCCAAGGACGAGATCCTGTCCGGCCGGGCGCTGGCGCAGCTGCCGCAGGACAAGCCGATCGTGCTGCACTGCAAGACCGGCGTCCGTTCCGCCGAGGCGCTCGCCGCGGTCAAGAACGCCGGCTTCAAGGACGCCGTGCACGTGCAGGGCGGCGTGACGGCGTGGGCGACCCGGATCGACAAGGCGCTCCCCACCTACTGA
- a CDS encoding polyketide antibiotic transporter: MTTGTAPAPTASAAGWTPEPGPAGRAVTALAARSVRRGAVLVTGVAAGMPALVAVQHRQLDQDLAGASLAALAENPAIRTLFGPPVALGDPGGFTVWRTGTAVAVLVGVWAALAATRVTRGEEEAGRWDLLLGGRLRLPAVLLRHLVVLLGAAALVGAATAAGLVLAGTATTGALLFGALIGGTGMVGAALGALAAQLLAERRVAAGLAVGLLLAGLLTRMVADGVPALGWLHWLSPFGLLGRSAPFAADRVLPLVVLAAAVAVLVAAALAVSTRRDVGSGPWRRPGTVRPGARPLRSLPALAARHTGRPVLGWGAAVVAYFLLIGLLATTMTDFLSENPRFAELAARAGFAELGSVRGYVASLFTLLAVPVGGFVASRVAATATDEVAGRLTLLYSLPVRRVRWLATELTGVATGAVLLTVAAGLATWLGATWVGADLPMGAALTGVLNVLPVVAVCLGAAVAALAWAPSAVLPLGVLPAAGGYLLLVLADTLAWPAWVRGLSPFAHVAAVPAGPVDVPGLAGLLVVAAVLTVAGLAGYRRRDLRG, encoded by the coding sequence ATGACCACCGGCACCGCGCCCGCCCCCACGGCGTCCGCTGCCGGGTGGACGCCGGAGCCCGGCCCGGCCGGTCGGGCGGTCACCGCCCTGGCCGCCCGGTCGGTCCGTCGCGGCGCCGTCCTGGTCACCGGCGTCGCCGCCGGGATGCCTGCGCTGGTCGCCGTCCAGCACCGGCAGCTGGACCAGGACCTGGCCGGGGCCTCGCTGGCGGCGCTCGCGGAGAACCCGGCCATCCGCACCCTGTTCGGCCCGCCGGTCGCGCTCGGGGACCCCGGCGGGTTCACCGTGTGGCGCACCGGGACGGCGGTCGCGGTGCTCGTCGGCGTCTGGGCGGCGCTCGCGGCGACCCGGGTGACCCGGGGCGAGGAGGAGGCCGGTCGCTGGGACCTGCTGCTGGGCGGAAGGCTGCGGCTGCCGGCCGTGCTGCTGCGCCACCTGGTGGTCCTGCTGGGCGCGGCCGCGCTCGTCGGCGCCGCGACCGCCGCCGGCCTGGTGCTGGCCGGCACCGCCACGACCGGTGCCCTGCTGTTCGGCGCGCTCATCGGCGGCACCGGCATGGTGGGCGCCGCGCTGGGCGCGCTCGCCGCCCAGCTGCTGGCCGAGCGCCGGGTCGCCGCCGGCCTGGCGGTGGGGCTGCTGCTGGCCGGCCTGCTGACCCGGATGGTCGCCGACGGGGTGCCTGCGCTCGGCTGGCTGCACTGGCTGAGCCCGTTCGGCCTGCTGGGTCGCAGCGCTCCCTTCGCCGCCGACCGGGTGCTGCCGCTGGTCGTGCTGGCCGCTGCCGTCGCCGTCCTGGTCGCGGCGGCGCTGGCGGTCTCCACCCGGCGGGACGTCGGCAGCGGTCCCTGGCGCCGGCCCGGCACCGTCCGGCCCGGTGCCCGGCCGCTGCGCTCCCTGCCCGCGCTGGCGGCCCGGCACACCGGCCGGCCGGTGCTCGGCTGGGGCGCGGCGGTGGTGGCCTACTTCCTGCTCATCGGGCTGCTGGCCACCACGATGACCGACTTCCTGAGCGAGAACCCGCGCTTCGCGGAGCTGGCCGCCCGGGCCGGCTTCGCCGAGCTGGGCAGCGTGCGCGGCTACGTGGCCTCGCTGTTCACCCTGCTGGCAGTGCCGGTCGGTGGGTTCGTCGCCAGCCGGGTCGCGGCCACGGCGACCGACGAGGTCGCCGGTCGGCTGACGCTGCTGTACTCGCTGCCGGTGCGCCGGGTCCGCTGGCTGGCCACCGAGCTGACCGGGGTGGCGACCGGCGCCGTCCTGCTCACCGTGGCGGCCGGTCTGGCGACCTGGCTGGGCGCCACCTGGGTCGGGGCCGACCTGCCCATGGGCGCGGCGCTGACCGGGGTGCTCAACGTGCTGCCGGTCGTCGCGGTGTGCCTCGGGGCGGCGGTCGCGGCGCTGGCGTGGGCGCCGTCCGCCGTCCTGCCACTGGGGGTGCTGCCCGCAGCCGGCGGCTACCTGCTGCTGGTGCTCGCCGACACCCTGGCCTGGCCGGCCTGGGTCCGCGGCCTGTCGCCGTTCGCGCACGTCGCCGCCGTGCCGGCCGGGCCCGTGGACGTGCCCGGGCTGGCCGGGCTGCTGGTGGTCGCCGCGGTGCTGACCGTCGCGGGCCTGGCCGGGTACCGCCGCCGCGACCTGCGCGGATGA
- a CDS encoding ATP-dependent helicase — protein MVTAEPSVGSGPVYRLVQPEPAPVVRPQLDPTQQAVVDHRGGPLLVLAGPGTGKTTTIVEAVAARIDAGADPERLLVLTFSRKAAAELRTRITARVGRTIREPVARTFHSYAFGVLRRAAVLRGEPAPRLLTSAEQDAVLAELLRGDADEEGAVRWPADLAAALGTDGFRDELRELLLRATERGIDSRRLSAWGRERGLPHWEAAADFLRQYQDVSWFATVARGGASGYDPAELVRTAIDELHDDPELLRTERERAGWLFVDEYQDTDPAQVELVELLAGGGGDLVVVGDPDQAIYAFRGAEPRGIIDFPSRFRHRDGRPADRLSLGVCRRSGTELLAVSRRVAEGLPGPWEHRRLQAGEHTDPGTAEVHVFDSPSTEAAFLADTMRRAHLLDGVPWSQMAVVVRSATAGLGPVRRALSQAGVPVAVSADDVALAAQPAVQPLLAALTALLPAPVAAPAAAPDAGAGPEVPTETGLDEPGAEALLASPLGGATVLDLRRLRRAVRRELATRGEDPAVRGAPLASVLADATLLDALPEHLARPALRVARVMSAGRLSLAADGSAEDVLWAMWQASGLANRWARASAAGGPSGAVADRDLDAVVSLFDAAAGFVDRLPHATVAAFVQHLGAQQLPGDSGAARAPMGETVRLLTAHAAKGLEWDLVCVAGVQEGVWPDLRTRASLLGAEDLVDAAGGTDPATLDRRTQAMAEERRLFYVACTRARRRLLVTAVDGALDGGDAGATASRFLDLVAPAPADGDGARPHTPLPRQLTLPALVAELRRHLTDPHTPPARRASAAAVLRRLAEERVPGADPAGWWGLAPLSDDAPLVDPAEVVPVRPSAIDTFQRCPLRWVLGAVGAEAAPEATRTVGSAVHDVAQQVAEGLPPADAPAVLDAELDGLDLGPGWFDQRQRERAQEMLTKFLAWHARADRELVAAEEDFDVTVGRARLRGQVDRLERDAEGRLVVVDLKTGKTAPRAVEEHGQLAAYQLAVTEGAFAGHGTATGGAALLQVGGSQKAAKEHVQPPLPPDVDPRESWAGELIAEVGEGMGAGEFVARTDTDCERCAFRRSCPMQESGRQVTR, from the coding sequence GTGGTCACGGCGGAGCCGTCGGTCGGTTCCGGGCCGGTGTACCGGCTGGTGCAGCCGGAGCCGGCGCCGGTGGTCCGCCCGCAGCTCGACCCGACGCAGCAGGCGGTGGTCGACCACCGGGGCGGTCCGCTGCTGGTCCTGGCCGGGCCCGGCACCGGGAAGACGACCACGATCGTCGAGGCGGTCGCCGCGCGGATCGACGCCGGCGCCGACCCCGAGCGGCTGCTGGTGCTCACCTTCAGCCGCAAGGCCGCCGCCGAGCTGCGCACCCGGATCACCGCCCGGGTCGGGCGCACCATCCGGGAGCCGGTGGCCCGCACCTTCCACTCCTACGCCTTCGGGGTGCTGCGCCGGGCCGCCGTGCTGCGCGGTGAGCCGGCACCGCGGCTGCTGACCTCCGCCGAGCAGGACGCCGTGCTCGCCGAGCTGCTGCGCGGGGACGCCGACGAGGAGGGCGCCGTCCGCTGGCCCGCCGACCTGGCCGCCGCGCTGGGCACCGACGGCTTCCGCGACGAGCTGCGCGAGCTGCTGCTGCGGGCCACCGAGCGCGGGATCGACAGCCGGCGGCTGTCCGCCTGGGGGCGTGAGCGCGGGCTGCCGCACTGGGAGGCGGCCGCGGACTTCCTCCGGCAGTACCAGGACGTCTCCTGGTTCGCCACGGTCGCCCGCGGCGGGGCCTCCGGCTACGACCCGGCCGAGCTGGTCCGCACCGCCATCGACGAGCTGCACGACGACCCGGAGCTGCTGCGCACCGAGCGCGAGCGGGCCGGCTGGCTGTTCGTCGACGAGTACCAGGACACCGACCCGGCGCAGGTCGAGCTGGTCGAGCTGCTCGCCGGGGGCGGGGGCGACCTGGTCGTCGTCGGCGACCCCGACCAGGCGATCTACGCGTTCCGCGGCGCCGAGCCGCGCGGGATCATCGACTTCCCCAGCCGCTTCCGGCACCGCGACGGCCGCCCGGCCGACCGGCTCTCCCTCGGCGTCTGCCGCCGCTCGGGCACCGAGCTGCTCGCGGTCAGCCGGCGCGTCGCCGAGGGGCTGCCCGGGCCGTGGGAGCACCGCCGGCTGCAGGCCGGCGAGCACACCGACCCCGGCACCGCCGAGGTGCACGTCTTCGACTCCCCGTCCACGGAGGCGGCCTTCCTCGCCGACACGATGCGCCGCGCGCACCTGCTGGACGGCGTGCCGTGGTCGCAGATGGCGGTCGTGGTCCGGTCGGCCACCGCCGGCCTCGGCCCGGTGCGGCGGGCGCTGAGCCAGGCCGGGGTGCCGGTCGCCGTCTCTGCCGACGACGTCGCGCTCGCCGCGCAGCCCGCCGTCCAGCCGTTGCTGGCCGCGCTCACCGCACTGCTGCCGGCGCCGGTCGCTGCGCCGGCAGCCGCTCCCGACGCCGGCGCCGGCCCGGAGGTGCCGACCGAGACCGGGCTGGACGAGCCGGGCGCCGAGGCGCTGCTCGCGTCCCCGCTGGGCGGGGCGACCGTGCTGGACCTGCGGCGGCTGCGCCGCGCCGTCCGCCGGGAGCTGGCCACCCGGGGGGAGGACCCGGCGGTCCGCGGGGCGCCGCTGGCGTCGGTGCTGGCCGACGCCACCCTGCTCGACGCCCTGCCCGAGCACCTGGCCCGGCCGGCGCTGCGGGTGGCCCGGGTGATGTCGGCCGGCCGGCTCTCGCTGGCGGCCGACGGCAGCGCCGAGGACGTCCTGTGGGCGATGTGGCAGGCCAGTGGGCTGGCCAACCGGTGGGCGCGGGCCAGCGCGGCCGGCGGCCCGTCGGGTGCGGTGGCCGACCGCGACCTGGACGCCGTCGTCTCGCTGTTCGACGCCGCGGCCGGCTTCGTCGACCGCCTCCCGCACGCCACCGTCGCGGCGTTCGTGCAGCACCTCGGCGCGCAGCAGCTGCCCGGCGACAGCGGAGCGGCGCGGGCGCCGATGGGGGAGACGGTCCGCTTGCTCACCGCCCACGCGGCCAAGGGCCTGGAGTGGGACCTGGTCTGCGTCGCCGGGGTGCAGGAAGGGGTGTGGCCCGACCTGCGCACCCGGGCCAGCCTGCTCGGCGCCGAGGACCTGGTCGACGCCGCCGGGGGCACCGACCCGGCCACCCTGGACCGGCGCACCCAGGCGATGGCCGAGGAGCGACGGCTGTTCTACGTGGCCTGCACCCGGGCCCGCCGCCGGCTGCTGGTCACCGCCGTCGACGGCGCGCTGGACGGCGGTGACGCCGGGGCGACCGCCTCGCGCTTCCTGGACCTCGTGGCGCCGGCGCCGGCCGACGGGGACGGCGCCCGGCCGCACACCCCGCTGCCCCGGCAGCTGACCCTCCCCGCGCTCGTCGCCGAGCTGCGCCGCCACCTCACCGACCCGCACACTCCGCCGGCCCGCCGGGCCAGCGCCGCCGCCGTGCTGCGCCGGCTGGCCGAGGAGCGGGTGCCCGGGGCCGATCCGGCCGGCTGGTGGGGGCTGGCCCCGCTCTCCGACGACGCGCCCCTGGTCGATCCGGCCGAGGTGGTGCCCGTGCGGCCCTCGGCGATCGACACCTTCCAGCGGTGCCCACTGCGCTGGGTGCTCGGCGCGGTCGGCGCGGAGGCGGCCCCGGAGGCCACCCGCACCGTCGGGTCCGCGGTGCACGACGTGGCCCAGCAGGTGGCCGAGGGTCTGCCGCCGGCCGACGCCCCCGCCGTCCTGGACGCCGAGCTCGATGGCCTGGACCTGGGGCCGGGCTGGTTCGACCAGCGCCAGCGGGAACGGGCCCAGGAGATGCTGACCAAGTTCCTGGCCTGGCACGCCCGCGCCGACCGGGAGCTGGTCGCGGCGGAGGAGGACTTCGACGTCACCGTCGGCCGGGCCCGGCTCCGCGGGCAGGTCGACCGGCTGGAGCGCGACGCCGAGGGCCGGCTGGTCGTCGTGGACCTCAAGACCGGCAAGACCGCCCCCCGGGCGGTGGAGGAGCACGGGCAGCTGGCGGCCTACCAGCTCGCCGTCACCGAGGGCGCCTTCGCCGGGCACGGCACCGCCACCGGCGGGGCGGCGCTGCTGCAGGTCGGCGGCTCGCAGAAGGCGGCCAAGGAGCACGTGCAGCCGCCGCTGCCCCCCGACGTCGACCCGCGGGAGAGCTGGGCGGGCGAGCTGATCGCCGAGGTCGGTGAGGGCATGGGGGCGGGGGAGTTCGTGGCGCGCACCGACACCGACTGCGAGCGGTGCGCCTTCCGCCGCAGCTGCCCGATGCAGGAGTCCGGCCGGCAGGTGACCCGATGA
- a CDS encoding TIGR03086 family metal-binding protein — protein MPDPRRADLLMRYQRAQAQFTDRVDAVEPGEWDAPALPEWSVVDLVAHLTGEQLWVPLLLAGESPDVVGRQVPTDPAELLGGDPLSAWESAADAALTAWAADDVLSRTVQLSSGPAPAGDYLTEMTVDLTVHAWDLARAVGGDTALDPELVAEAFRYAEEHLGEDGVPGVFDAPVEVPPGADLQTRLLARFGRRA, from the coding sequence ATGCCCGACCCACGCCGTGCCGACCTGCTCATGCGGTACCAGCGCGCCCAGGCGCAGTTCACCGACCGGGTGGACGCCGTCGAGCCCGGCGAGTGGGACGCCCCCGCGCTGCCGGAGTGGAGCGTCGTGGACCTGGTCGCCCACCTGACCGGCGAGCAGCTGTGGGTCCCGCTGCTGCTGGCCGGCGAGTCACCGGACGTCGTCGGCCGCCAGGTCCCGACCGACCCGGCCGAACTGCTGGGCGGGGACCCGCTGTCGGCCTGGGAGTCCGCGGCCGACGCCGCGCTGACCGCCTGGGCCGCCGACGACGTGCTGTCCCGGACCGTGCAGCTGTCCTCCGGCCCCGCCCCGGCCGGCGACTACCTGACCGAGATGACCGTCGACCTCACTGTGCACGCCTGGGACCTTGCCCGGGCGGTCGGCGGGGACACCGCCCTGGACCCCGAGCTCGTGGCCGAGGCCTTCCGGTACGCCGAGGAGCACCTGGGCGAGGACGGCGTGCCGGGGGTGTTCGACGCCCCGGTCGAGGTGCCGCCGGGCGCGGACCTGCAGACCCGTCTGCTGGCCCGGTTCGGCCGCCGCGCCTGA
- a CDS encoding MGMT family protein, with product MPAPGPVPAPGPQPPAAEDVDEAVYDVVEAIPPGRVSTYGAIGRLVGVGPRRVARALSTGGAAVPWHRVVRADGTAAEPVRVRQLELLAGEGVPLRGSRVDLAAVGWPDDA from the coding sequence GTGCCAGCCCCCGGACCCGTGCCGGCACCCGGACCGCAGCCGCCTGCGGCAGAGGACGTCGACGAGGCCGTCTATGACGTGGTCGAGGCGATCCCGCCGGGGCGGGTGAGCACCTACGGCGCCATCGGGCGGCTGGTCGGGGTCGGACCGCGCCGGGTCGCCCGGGCGCTGTCCACCGGCGGTGCGGCCGTGCCCTGGCACCGGGTCGTGCGCGCCGACGGGACGGCGGCCGAGCCGGTCCGGGTGCGGCAGCTGGAGCTGCTGGCCGGGGAGGGCGTGCCGCTGCGCGGATCGCGGGTCGACCTGGCCGCCGTGGGCTGGCCGGACGACGCCTGA
- a CDS encoding ABC transporter ATP-binding protein, producing the protein MPASAPAVPALRAEHLSKRFSRTVAVDDLSLAVPPGEVFGFLGPNGAGKSTTIRLVLGLLRPSGGHVEVFGVPAHDVGRAHRQLAHVPADVALWPALTGRECLDLLAAVGPGTDLAYRAELVERFALDPDRRARTYSTGNRQKVALVAAFATRAPLLVLDEPTSGLDPLMEREFRRCVTEAAARGQTVFLSSHQLAEVEAVCSRVGILRQGRLVEVAGLHELRRLRRSEISVTLARPAAAGAGLTGVDGVADLRWTSPLELTMTLAGPPAPVLRALAGLDVVALDVREPSLEELFLDFYGDDRSTGAEVRA; encoded by the coding sequence ATGCCCGCCTCTGCCCCTGCCGTGCCCGCACTGCGCGCCGAGCACCTGAGCAAGCGCTTCTCCCGGACCGTCGCCGTGGACGACCTCTCCCTGGCGGTGCCACCCGGGGAGGTCTTCGGCTTCCTCGGTCCGAACGGCGCCGGCAAGTCCACGACGATCCGGCTGGTGCTCGGGCTGCTGCGCCCCTCCGGTGGCCACGTGGAGGTGTTCGGCGTCCCGGCGCACGACGTCGGCCGGGCCCACCGCCAGCTGGCCCACGTCCCCGCGGACGTCGCGCTCTGGCCGGCGCTGACCGGGCGGGAGTGCCTGGACCTGCTCGCCGCCGTCGGCCCGGGCACCGACCTGGCCTACCGGGCCGAGCTCGTCGAGCGGTTCGCCCTCGACCCGGACCGGCGGGCCCGCACCTACTCCACCGGCAACCGGCAGAAGGTCGCCCTGGTCGCCGCCTTCGCCACCCGCGCCCCGCTGCTGGTCCTGGACGAGCCGACCAGCGGCCTGGACCCGCTGATGGAGCGGGAGTTCCGCCGCTGCGTGACCGAGGCGGCCGCGCGCGGGCAGACGGTGTTCCTCAGCTCGCACCAGCTCGCCGAGGTCGAGGCCGTCTGCTCCCGGGTGGGCATCCTGCGCCAGGGCCGGCTGGTGGAGGTCGCCGGGCTGCACGAGCTGCGGCGGCTGCGCCGCTCGGAGATCAGCGTCACCCTGGCTCGTCCTGCTGCCGCGGGAGCCGGCCTGACCGGGGTCGACGGCGTCGCCGACCTGCGGTGGACGTCGCCGCTCGAGCTGACGATGACGCTGGCCGGCCCGCCCGCCCCGGTGCTGCGCGCGCTGGCCGGCCTGGACGTCGTCGCCCTCGACGTGCGCGAGCCCAGCCTCGAGGAGCTCTTCCTCGACTTCTACGGCGACGACCGGTCCACCGGCGCGGAGGTGCGGGCATGA
- a CDS encoding DUF3152 domain-containing protein — MTSPGPRPSGRRPAGEPLVARRAPTGRPTVLPRGRFRRFVRRYGWRAYAVPVLAVATLLALIDVVRPGGGEGPTSTASAEAVETSAPTTPPVVDVEDVPAGVPSTPAPPPGETAPAAPAYVEQGAGSVSVVDGTSGVYGTGPLERFVVEVEDGIDVDGAAFAAAVEATLGDPRSWGGNGGLSFQRVGAAEAAAGAYEFRVSLISPGSMEIYCPGVGTNGYTSCRYGERAVVNLARWETAVPEYGGDVATYRQYVVNHEVGHVLGHGHEPCPGPGQPAPVMQQQTLGLQGCQKNAWPLPS, encoded by the coding sequence GTGACGAGCCCGGGACCCCGTCCGTCCGGACGACGTCCGGCAGGGGAGCCGCTGGTCGCGCGCCGCGCCCCGACCGGACGCCCCACCGTGCTGCCGCGCGGCCGGTTCCGCCGGTTCGTCCGCCGGTACGGCTGGCGCGCCTACGCCGTCCCGGTGCTGGCCGTCGCGACCCTCCTGGCCCTCATCGACGTCGTCCGGCCCGGCGGCGGGGAGGGCCCCACCTCCACGGCCTCGGCCGAGGCCGTGGAGACGTCCGCGCCGACCACGCCACCGGTCGTCGACGTCGAGGACGTCCCGGCCGGGGTGCCGAGCACACCGGCACCGCCGCCGGGGGAGACCGCACCCGCCGCACCGGCCTACGTCGAGCAGGGTGCCGGGAGCGTCAGCGTGGTCGACGGCACGTCCGGGGTGTACGGCACCGGGCCGCTGGAGCGCTTCGTCGTGGAGGTCGAGGACGGCATCGACGTCGACGGCGCCGCGTTCGCCGCCGCGGTCGAGGCCACCCTCGGCGACCCCCGGTCCTGGGGCGGCAACGGCGGGCTGTCCTTCCAGCGGGTGGGTGCCGCCGAGGCCGCGGCCGGTGCCTACGAGTTCCGGGTCAGCCTGATCAGCCCGGGCAGCATGGAGATCTACTGCCCCGGCGTCGGCACCAACGGCTACACGTCCTGCCGCTACGGCGAGCGCGCGGTGGTCAACCTGGCCCGCTGGGAGACCGCCGTCCCCGAGTACGGCGGTGACGTCGCCACCTACCGGCAGTACGTGGTCAACCACGAGGTCGGGCACGTCCTGGGCCACGGCCACGAGCCGTGCCCGGGCCCGGGGCAGCCGGCCCCGGTGATGCAGCAGCAGACCCTCGGCCTGCAGGGCTGCCAGAAGAACGCCTGGCCGCTGCCCTCCTGA